One genomic region from Armatimonadota bacterium encodes:
- a CDS encoding metallophosphoesterase, translating into MAPLKVIQTSDLHNHLDLRRAGRLRTLRIENRALLLDCGDAIWAGNVFVKPGPEPAIRRMNEAGYHAMAAGNREYFFRSFGMMMKTAEARFPVLCANLISRGDLGHILRWTILDSPCGRRVGVFGLMPLMIPPGSWGELFSDMRFITHRQATEDALEALRADCAFVICLSHAGIETDIELAREFGQIDLILGGHSHLEDRELFVENGVTVSHVPPYGKAAGLITSTGKPAPDRFLRRMIPLL; encoded by the coding sequence ATGGCCCCTCTCAAGGTCATCCAGACATCCGACCTGCACAACCACCTCGACCTGCGCAGGGCCGGGCGGCTACGCACTCTGCGCATCGAGAACAGGGCGCTCCTGCTGGACTGCGGGGATGCAATCTGGGCGGGGAACGTCTTCGTGAAGCCGGGCCCGGAACCAGCGATTCGCCGTATGAACGAGGCCGGTTACCACGCCATGGCCGCGGGCAACCGCGAGTACTTCTTCCGCTCCTTCGGCATGATGATGAAGACCGCGGAAGCGCGGTTTCCCGTGCTGTGCGCCAATCTTATCTCTCGCGGGGACCTCGGGCATATTCTTCGCTGGACGATCCTCGACAGCCCCTGCGGCCGGCGCGTGGGCGTTTTCGGACTGATGCCCCTGATGATCCCTCCGGGATCGTGGGGGGAGCTCTTCTCCGATATGCGCTTCATCACCCACCGCCAGGCGACGGAGGACGCCCTGGAGGCCCTGCGCGCAGACTGCGCCTTCGTCATCTGCCTGAGCCACGCCGGCATCGAGACGGATATCGAACTGGCGCGGGAGTTCGGGCAGATAGACTTGATCCTGGGGGGGCACTCGCACTTGGAAGACCGCGAGCTCTTTGTGGAGAACGGGGTCACAGTGTCCCACGTGCCCCCGTACGGCAAGGCGGCGGGGCTCATTACCAGCACCGGCAAGCCTGCGCCGGACAGGTTTCTTCGCCGCATGATCCCGCTGCTTTGA